A single Methanolobus sp. ZRKC5 DNA region contains:
- a CDS encoding transposase gives MEFRELSDEQWKFIRPHLPPQPITGRKRADDRKVINGILFVLITGCRWGDMPDSYGSQATAWRRLKRWSEEGIWTMIMESLRDSAYQKGKFTMDVVCVDSSFIETKKGEKIPHTTVTKKGTA, from the coding sequence ATGGAATTCAGAGAACTCTCTGATGAACAATGGAAGTTTATTAGACCGCATTTACCTCCGCAACCAATAACCGGAAGAAAGAGAGCTGATGACCGTAAGGTCATCAATGGTATTCTCTTTGTTCTGATAACCGGTTGCAGATGGGGAGATATGCCAGATAGTTATGGTTCCCAAGCAACTGCCTGGAGACGACTAAAAAGGTGGTCCGAAGAAGGGATATGGACTATGATAATGGAATCCCTTCGGGATTCTGCTTACCAAAAAGGTAAGTTCACCATGGATGTTGTATGTGTTGATAGCAGTTTTATTGAAACTAAAAAAGGGGAGAAGATTCCGCATACAACGGTCACAAAAAAAGGAACGGCATAA
- a CDS encoding ATP-binding protein, which produces MNIEMLIALINNAALLLSLGVMYDVLFFDMHMNTRLRSTVAGIIIGLIGIALMLNPWELSPGIIFDTRSILLSIVGLFFGFTPAVIGAIIVGSYRLYEGGAGAVAGIAVTMSSVILGLLWRQFHESFKKLFSMFELYIFGIVIHIVMLMYMLLLPWQVGMEVLNHISFPVMLIYPIGTVLLGTLLNNQLFRKRTQDALKENEAKLQNFIDNVPVGMFRTSSEGKNIQINPEMSRIVGLSKTEQIARHFQDIGEQLYIEPACSKEVVNILKEQGYVENFECEALRPDGKELCLLINAIASGELEEGAFMIDGFALDITERKKAEEHMLLAKITAEDANRFKSELLSNMNHELRTPLNSIMGFSAIMLDGTSGEITGEQKKYLQIINKNGHSLLSLVDNVLDLSKIESGSLEFKPEILDIMETIEQIKRKVYFLSSRKNISINISGDSHIPQICADANKFKEIIYKLVENSLKFTQEGGMVTIKVTQKNGNIEVSVIDNGIGIADYDIEKIFEPFVQVDGSSTRRYGGAGLGLTLVKEYVQMHNGTIRIESEPGKGSNFRVMLPINRDVCDD; this is translated from the coding sequence ATGAATATTGAAATGCTAATTGCTCTCATAAATAATGCAGCCTTGCTACTTTCCCTAGGTGTCATGTATGATGTTCTTTTTTTCGATATGCACATGAACACGCGCTTAAGAAGTACGGTTGCAGGGATTATCATTGGCCTTATAGGCATTGCTTTGATGCTAAATCCATGGGAACTTTCTCCTGGAATAATCTTCGATACACGTTCTATTCTGCTAAGTATAGTCGGCCTTTTCTTTGGATTTACTCCGGCTGTCATTGGAGCAATAATTGTTGGTTCCTACCGCCTCTATGAAGGCGGTGCTGGCGCAGTGGCTGGCATTGCAGTAACAATGAGTTCTGTGATATTAGGACTACTATGGAGACAGTTTCATGAAAGCTTCAAAAAACTCTTCAGTATGTTTGAGTTGTACATTTTTGGTATTGTGATCCACATTGTCATGCTTATGTACATGTTGCTGCTTCCCTGGCAAGTTGGCATGGAAGTTCTAAATCACATCAGTTTTCCTGTAATGTTGATATATCCCATAGGAACTGTGTTGCTGGGAACTCTTCTTAATAATCAATTATTCCGTAAAAGGACTCAGGATGCTCTGAAAGAAAATGAGGCAAAGCTTCAAAACTTTATAGATAATGTTCCTGTTGGAATGTTCCGTACCAGTTCTGAAGGAAAAAATATTCAGATAAATCCGGAAATGTCCAGAATTGTAGGCCTGAGCAAAACTGAGCAAATCGCCAGGCACTTCCAGGATATAGGAGAACAACTGTACATTGAACCTGCTTGTAGCAAAGAAGTAGTAAATATCCTTAAAGAACAGGGGTATGTTGAGAATTTTGAATGTGAAGCTTTACGTCCAGATGGCAAGGAACTGTGCCTGTTAATTAACGCAATAGCGAGCGGTGAACTGGAAGAGGGAGCTTTCATGATAGATGGTTTTGCCCTTGATATCACAGAGCGCAAAAAAGCAGAAGAACATATGTTGCTTGCAAAGATTACCGCTGAGGATGCAAATCGCTTTAAGAGCGAGCTTTTGTCTAATATGAACCATGAACTGAGGACACCCCTGAATTCCATAATGGGCTTTTCAGCCATTATGTTAGATGGCACTTCTGGTGAAATTACCGGGGAACAAAAAAAATATCTTCAAATCATAAATAAGAACGGTCATTCGCTCCTAAGTCTTGTTGACAATGTATTGGATCTGTCTAAAATCGAGTCCGGGTCGCTGGAGTTCAAGCCTGAAATACTTGATATCATGGAAACCATTGAACAAATCAAGAGAAAGGTATATTTCTTGTCTTCAAGGAAAAACATATCCATTAATATCAGTGGGGACTCCCATATTCCACAAATCTGTGCTGATGCCAATAAATTCAAAGAAATCATTTACAAATTGGTGGAGAATTCCCTTAAATTCACACAAGAAGGCGGCATGGTGACAATCAAGGTCACACAGAAAAACGGTAACATTGAAGTTTCCGTCATTGATAACGGAATTGGTATTGCAGACTATGACATAGAAAAGATATTCGAACCCTTTGTACAGGTTGACGGGTCAAGTACACGCAGGTATGGCGGTGCAGGACTTGGACTTACTCTTGTTAAAGAATATGTCCAAATGCATAATGGGACTATCAGGATCGAGAGCGAACCTGGAAAAGGCAGCAACTTCAGAGTTATGCTTCCAATAAATCGTGACGTTTGTGATGATTGA
- a CDS encoding NosD domain-containing protein, which produces MKKFKLPILKYQIIAMILLLSFSCITTVSAAEITVGSAGEDYLNISAALANATDGDIITVSDGTYNENIVVDHEVTIRSQSGAANTIVNSSSDSDAVNITASNVTINGFTVTGASVSSLVGIYLDSNSNCTISNNIVTGNYYGIVLDSSNNNNLTGNNAIDNHNYGISVSHSSGNKLTGNNASGDYYGIQFYYADSNELIGNNASCNDIHGIALSSSNNNELTGNTAVDNPSYGIYLTSSSSNNLTSNYASDNDCGIRFSSSNNNNLTNNNASNNDFGIRFFSSSSNNMTGNVMSANTYNFNVNVFNSDLNDLLNDIDDSNTVDDKPIYYWTNRADEEVPSDAGLVYVVNSTNITVKNTEVANQYTGIAFAYTINSTIENTTTSECDDGIYLYHSNVNELRNNNAIDNDYGIYLDNSGNNNLTSNNASDNKRGIYLYYSDNNNLTNNNGSNNEHGIYLYHSDNNELASNNISSDNDYGIYLASASSNDLVSNNASNNNDNGISLSSSSNNNLINNNANDNDQGINIRYSDNNNLTGNNASENNYGLWLYSSNNNNLTSNTMSSNIYNLYVSSSNLDDYIHDIDDSNTVDSKPVYYWTNRADEEVPSSAGIVYVVNSVNITVKDIEVTNEFNGITFAYTTDSTIENVTTSECNYGIYLYRSGRNSLTTNNVSDNNRGIDLYRSDYNNLTSNDANNNNDYGIYFYYSDNNNLTSNHASDNNKGIYLRLSTSNNLTSNNANDNNEQDIYMSSSASCPVDRLALTYSSTQLSFITDSSSTSITGSETNANALSGKTNINGYASIDRSGNLNVTFFYDDSGMSSSGESSVALYRLDGPTWAEVPNASLNTSGNYLSATLSEFGTFGLFKDSGSSSSSSPSSGRSGTRASVSQGQDPAIVKTTAASTLRVIKGTEINYDFSDSDTPVLGVSFDAKNDEGLVVAKVQVLSDSPEDIPSPPGTSYQLMSIDIGTEGTISTNNADNVLIHFKVSREWIEENDIDASTIRMTRYHDQQWQNLPTTQAKEDDEFIYLTAETPGFSFFNVVGYKADEVVAEKETGYFVPVDEDTEPESAETKDTPGFTGLAGIAIASIAFLVIRKLRSD; this is translated from the coding sequence ATGAAAAAGTTCAAGTTACCCATTTTAAAGTATCAGATCATAGCAATGATCTTGCTATTATCATTTTCATGCATAACAACAGTTTCAGCAGCAGAGATTACGGTAGGGTCTGCTGGTGAAGACTATTTGAATATAAGTGCTGCACTTGCAAATGCAACTGATGGTGATATCATTACTGTAAGCGACGGTACTTACAATGAGAACATAGTTGTCGACCATGAAGTGACTATACGTTCTCAGAGCGGTGCAGCAAACACGATCGTAAATTCATCATCAGATAGCGATGCAGTCAACATTACAGCTAGTAATGTGACCATCAATGGATTTACTGTAACAGGTGCATCTGTCTCTTCTCTGGTTGGCATTTATTTGGACTCAAATTCTAACTGTACTATTTCAAATAATATAGTGACTGGAAATTATTATGGTATTGTTCTTGATTCGTCAAACAACAACAATTTGACAGGCAACAATGCAATCGACAACCATAATTATGGCATTTCTGTTTCACACTCAAGTGGCAACAAACTAACAGGCAATAATGCCAGTGGCGATTATTATGGTATCCAATTTTATTACGCAGATAGCAATGAACTGATAGGTAATAATGCCAGTTGTAATGATATTCACGGTATTGCTCTTTCTAGTTCAAACAACAATGAACTGACAGGCAATACTGCAGTGGATAACCCTTCTTATGGAATTTACCTTACTTCTTCAAGCAGCAATAACCTGACAAGCAATTATGCAAGTGACAATGATTGCGGTATTCGCTTTTCTTCATCAAACAACAACAATCTAACAAACAATAATGCCAGTAACAATGATTTCGGTATTCGTTTTTTTTCCTCAAGTAGCAACAATATGACAGGGAATGTAATGTCAGCAAATACCTATAATTTTAATGTTAATGTATTTAATTCAGATCTAAATGATCTACTTAATGATATTGATGATAGCAATACGGTTGATGATAAGCCTATTTACTACTGGACAAACCGTGCAGATGAAGAAGTGCCTTCTGATGCAGGGCTTGTGTATGTGGTCAACTCTACCAATATTACTGTAAAAAATACTGAAGTGGCAAATCAATACACTGGAATTGCATTTGCATACACCATTAATTCAACAATAGAAAATACCACAACATCAGAATGTGATGACGGAATTTATCTTTATCACTCTAATGTCAATGAGTTGAGAAACAATAATGCCATTGACAATGATTACGGAATTTATCTTGATAACTCAGGCAACAACAATCTAACAAGCAACAATGCCAGTGACAATAAACGTGGTATTTACCTTTATTACTCAGACAACAACAATCTGACAAACAATAATGGCAGTAACAATGAACATGGCATTTACCTTTATCACTCAGACAACAACGAACTGGCAAGCAATAATATTAGCAGCGACAATGATTACGGTATTTACCTTGCTTCGGCAAGCAGCAATGATCTAGTAAGCAATAATGCCAGTAATAACAATGACAACGGAATTTCTCTTTCTTCGTCGAGTAATAACAATCTAATAAACAATAATGCCAATGACAATGATCAAGGCATTAACATTAGATATTCAGACAACAACAATCTGACAGGCAATAATGCCAGTGAAAATAACTACGGTTTATGGCTTTATTCTTCAAACAACAATAATCTTACAAGTAATACAATGTCATCAAATATCTATAATCTCTATGTATCAAGTTCAAATCTGGATGATTACATTCATGATATTGATGATAGCAATACGGTTGATAGTAAACCTGTTTACTACTGGACAAACCGTGCAGATGAAGAAGTACCTTCCTCAGCAGGAATTGTTTATGTGGTCAATTCTGTCAATATTACCGTAAAAGATATTGAAGTGACAAATGAATTCAATGGAATTACGTTTGCATACACCACTGATTCAACAATAGAAAATGTTACAACATCGGAATGTAATTACGGTATTTACCTTTATCGATCAGGCAGAAATAGTCTGACAACTAATAATGTCAGTGACAATAATAGAGGTATTGATCTTTATCGATCAGACTATAATAATCTGACAAGCAATGATGCCAATAATAACAATGATTATGGTATTTACTTTTATTACTCAGACAACAACAATCTAACAAGCAACCATGCCAGTGACAATAATAAAGGTATTTATCTTCGGTTATCAACCAGCAATAATCTGACAAGTAATAATGCAAACGACAACAATGAACAAGATATTTATATGTCTTCTTCTGCTAGTTGCCCAGTAGACAGACTTGCATTAACCTATAGTTCGACACAACTCTCTTTCATCACAGATTCATCATCAACCAGTATAACTGGATCAGAAACAAATGCTAATGCCCTTTCTGGAAAAACAAATATAAATGGTTATGCAAGTATTGACCGATCTGGTAATCTGAATGTTACTTTCTTCTACGATGATTCCGGAATGAGCAGTTCAGGTGAATCTTCTGTAGCTCTGTACAGGTTGGACGGTCCTACATGGGCAGAAGTTCCAAATGCTTCACTCAACACAAGTGGAAATTATTTGTCTGCAACCCTTTCTGAATTTGGTACTTTTGGACTTTTCAAGGACTCTGGCTCGTCTTCAAGTTCCAGCCCAAGTTCAGGTAGATCAGGAACCCGTGCATCAGTCAGCCAGGGTCAGGATCCTGCTATAGTTAAGACAACCGCAGCATCTACCTTGCGTGTCATTAAAGGAACAGAAATAAACTATGACTTCTCTGATAGCGATACTCCTGTTCTTGGTGTAAGTTTTGATGCGAAGAATGATGAAGGTCTTGTTGTTGCCAAAGTTCAGGTACTATCAGATTCACCTGAAGATATACCATCTCCCCCAGGAACTTCCTATCAGTTAATGAGCATTGATATCGGAACTGAAGGCACTATCTCAACAAACAATGCCGACAATGTTCTTATCCATTTCAAAGTAAGCAGGGAATGGATAGAAGAGAATGACATTGATGCATCCACCATACGCATGACAAGATATCATGATCAGCAGTGGCAGAACCTCCCGACCACCCAGGCAAAAGAAGACGATGAATTCATCTACCTCACAGCTGAAACACCCGGATTTTCATTTTTCAACGTCGTGGGCTATAAGGCAGACGAAGTAGTCGCAGAGAAAGAAACAGGATATTTCGTACCTGTAGATGAAGATACTGAGCCAGAAAGCGCAGAAACAAAGGATACTCCCGGATTTACCGGTCTTGCAGGAATTGCAATTGCATCTATTGCTTTCCTTGTTATCAGAAAACTGAGATCAGATTAA
- a CDS encoding glycosyltransferase family protein, which produces MKVMIFVCGEGLGHTSRCISIGKELTSVGHEVYFGAYGYSRKLIDRNGFITHEIPPEITLVGKAGSLNINKSILATFKKWEYSPSKWGLIELRRILKKERPDVVISDSYFMGILSARLRSIPCYIIVNQSNMEEFFKAKGVSSKILAEIVKQFCTGIFKLADGVIIPDYPLPHTICRKNLKFKEKMWKKVFFSGPLVGKSFEETTAKKLNRPHVLCTIGGFGHREAIFRKVIEAAGMDNSINYTLLSGPSFDPSDVGTIPENVQVLKFIDDQFPYLKTSDVIIAPGGHSTMMEAVSFAVPMITIPDQNHSEQRNNTLVIEEDNLGRKLDYSTSPEDILENIRLLIDDEKYRNKLNEMREIAVELNGPRVVRMMVESK; this is translated from the coding sequence ATGAAAGTGATGATATTTGTCTGCGGAGAGGGATTGGGCCATACAAGCAGATGCATTTCAATAGGAAAAGAACTGACATCTGTCGGGCATGAGGTTTATTTTGGTGCTTATGGATATTCCAGAAAGCTTATTGACCGTAACGGGTTCATCACGCATGAAATCCCACCGGAGATCACACTTGTCGGCAAGGCAGGTTCCCTGAATATAAATAAGTCTATTCTTGCAACTTTTAAGAAATGGGAGTACAGCCCTTCAAAGTGGGGTTTGATCGAACTTCGAAGAATTCTCAAAAAGGAAAGACCGGATGTTGTTATATCAGACAGCTATTTCATGGGAATACTGAGCGCAAGATTGCGCAGCATACCCTGTTACATAATAGTAAACCAGTCGAACATGGAAGAGTTCTTTAAGGCGAAAGGAGTGTCAAGCAAGATTCTGGCCGAGATCGTTAAACAATTCTGCACAGGCATTTTCAAACTGGCAGATGGAGTGATCATTCCGGATTATCCGCTCCCACATACAATATGTCGGAAGAACCTGAAATTCAAGGAAAAGATGTGGAAGAAGGTTTTCTTTAGCGGTCCACTCGTCGGCAAGAGCTTTGAAGAAACTACCGCCAAAAAGCTGAACCGGCCTCATGTGCTCTGCACCATCGGAGGTTTTGGTCACAGAGAAGCTATTTTCCGAAAAGTTATAGAAGCCGCCGGTATGGATAACAGTATCAATTACACCCTGCTTTCCGGACCAAGCTTTGATCCTTCAGACGTCGGCACCATCCCTGAGAATGTGCAGGTCCTCAAGTTTATAGATGACCAGTTCCCATACCTGAAGACTTCCGATGTGATTATCGCCCCTGGCGGGCACAGCACCATGATGGAAGCCGTGAGCTTTGCTGTCCCCATGATCACCATTCCTGACCAAAACCACAGCGAACAACGAAACAACACTTTAGTTATCGAGGAAGATAACCTCGGAAGAAAGCTGGACTATTCCACATCTCCTGAAGATATACTTGAGAACATCAGATTGCTTATTGATGATGAAAAGTACAGGAATAAGCTAAATGAGATGCGTGAGATAGCGGTGGAGTTGAATGGGCCGAGGGTTGTTAGGATGATGGTTGAGAGTAAATAA
- a CDS encoding SIMPL domain-containing protein, which translates to MSLENKNDRSYFAIIALSVVLVVMSLTIYAISQDGSETDTMNIISMSGYSEQKVVPDTASLSIGAVVQSETSKAATSENAAIMSTVIEELKALGLEDSEIQTSYVSVYPIYNYDKERTITGYSASNSVEVTTTNLDILGDVIDRSAAAGANQIGSISFSVSDDQQKELREDLMDEAVTDASSKANTLASSLGVKITGVKTSSINEGGNSRVYYAMADTAMEMDEEAPATPIEPGESTVSMSVQVTYYIG; encoded by the coding sequence ATGTCACTTGAAAATAAAAACGATAGATCATATTTTGCTATCATTGCATTATCAGTAGTACTGGTGGTTATGTCGTTAACGATATACGCCATATCACAGGATGGGTCTGAAACAGACACAATGAACATAATTTCCATGAGCGGCTACTCTGAACAGAAGGTCGTGCCTGATACCGCAAGTTTAAGCATAGGTGCCGTGGTCCAGTCAGAAACCTCAAAGGCAGCGACCAGTGAGAATGCAGCCATCATGAGCACTGTCATAGAAGAACTCAAAGCCCTCGGTCTTGAGGACAGCGAGATACAGACCTCTTATGTTTCCGTGTATCCGATCTACAACTACGATAAAGAGCGAACTATCACAGGCTACTCAGCCTCCAACAGTGTAGAGGTCACAACCACAAACCTTGATATCCTGGGTGATGTCATTGACAGGTCAGCAGCTGCCGGAGCTAATCAGATAGGAAGTATCTCCTTCTCAGTATCTGACGACCAGCAAAAAGAACTTCGTGAAGACCTCATGGACGAAGCCGTAACTGATGCATCCTCAAAGGCCAACACTCTTGCCAGCAGTCTGGGAGTTAAGATTACCGGCGTGAAGACCTCATCCATAAACGAAGGCGGCAACTCCAGGGTTTATTATGCAATGGCTGATACAGCAATGGAAATGGATGAAGAAGCACCTGCTACTCCAATCGAGCCAGGAGAGTCCACAGTTTCAATGTCAGTACAGGTCACATACTACATTGGATAA
- a CDS encoding deoxyribodipyrimidine photo-lyase has protein sequence MVEKYKRSLFIFRRDLRVDDNTALNKALEFSDEVIPCFVFDPRLADENREYFNYNSFQFLLESLEDLKAQLESKGGRLFIFSGLPENVITDLKQSNGVDAVFFNRDYTPFSRKRDDLINQVCNDAGIDAISFHDVLLHEPGTVLTNEGKPYRVFSQFFRKASKTEVPLPVIQEGGRFYSKDIDHGEIELSEFSFLNKNEFLFTKGGRSYALSVLQELRDFRNYDNERDFPSMHGTTGLSAHNKLGTVSIREFYHYAVDELGQGHTLINELHWRDFFIHIAIEFPYVFQKAFKQKFDALSWSGDKGLFDAWCKGQTGFPIIDAGMRELNTTGYMHNRVRMIVASFLVKDLHIDWKWGERYFASKLVDYDPCVNNGNWQWAASTGADSQPYFRIFNPWTQQKRFDAKCIYIKQWVPELVEVEPKVINSLDKGQPLLGVAYPQAIVNHAQERNRALSIFKSVS, from the coding sequence TTGGTCGAAAAATACAAACGTTCGCTTTTCATCTTCAGGCGTGATCTTCGCGTGGATGATAACACTGCTTTGAACAAGGCACTGGAATTCTCCGATGAGGTAATTCCTTGTTTTGTATTCGACCCGAGGCTTGCGGACGAGAATAGGGAGTATTTTAATTACAATTCTTTCCAGTTCCTGCTGGAAAGTTTGGAAGACCTTAAAGCACAACTGGAATCAAAGGGTGGCAGGCTGTTCATCTTTTCCGGGCTTCCTGAAAATGTCATTACAGACCTTAAACAAAGCAATGGTGTTGATGCTGTATTTTTCAACCGGGATTATACTCCTTTCAGTAGGAAGAGGGATGATCTAATTAATCAGGTATGTAATGATGCAGGTATCGATGCAATAAGTTTTCATGATGTTCTCCTCCATGAGCCGGGTACTGTGCTTACTAACGAAGGGAAACCTTATCGTGTGTTCTCCCAGTTCTTCAGGAAAGCTTCAAAAACAGAAGTTCCTCTGCCGGTTATACAAGAGGGGGGCAGATTCTATTCTAAAGATATTGATCATGGGGAAATTGAGCTTTCCGAATTCTCTTTCCTGAACAAAAATGAGTTCCTGTTTACCAAAGGTGGTAGAAGCTATGCTTTATCTGTTTTGCAGGAACTCCGGGATTTCAGAAATTATGATAATGAACGTGATTTCCCATCTATGCATGGAACAACTGGATTGTCAGCCCACAATAAACTTGGCACGGTCTCAATAAGGGAATTCTATCATTATGCAGTGGATGAACTGGGTCAAGGGCACACCCTCATAAATGAACTTCACTGGCGTGATTTTTTCATTCATATTGCCATCGAGTTTCCTTATGTTTTCCAGAAGGCTTTTAAGCAAAAGTTCGATGCCCTTTCATGGTCTGGCGATAAGGGACTTTTTGATGCGTGGTGCAAAGGTCAAACTGGCTTCCCGATTATCGATGCTGGCATGCGGGAACTGAACACAACCGGATATATGCATAATCGTGTAAGGATGATAGTTGCTTCTTTCCTTGTAAAAGACCTGCATATCGACTGGAAATGGGGTGAACGCTATTTTGCAAGTAAACTTGTAGATTATGATCCTTGTGTGAATAATGGTAACTGGCAGTGGGCTGCATCCACGGGAGCTGACTCACAACCGTACTTCCGTATTTTCAATCCCTGGACTCAGCAGAAAAGGTTTGATGCAAAATGCATTTACATCAAACAGTGGGTTCCTGAACTAGTAGAGGTAGAGCCAAAGGTCATCAATTCTCTTGATAAAGGACAACCGCTTCTCGGAGTTGCTTATCCACAAGCAATTGTGAACCATGCTCAGGAACGTAATCGTGCACTTTCAATTTTCAAGTCAGTAAGTTGA
- a CDS encoding heme-binding protein, producing MDKMTAIFAIMVVVTVMTTMWFLGGVYESMVSEQIEYETLDELDEGVELRQYREITVISTVADDSGKAFSRLAGYISGTNKENLKIRMTAPVISTRELSSVNMSFVLPAGYNMSNVPDSERSDISIHTIPSRKVAAIKFSGYANDDAVEKNRALLRSQLDEHGLVTKGDFFLMRYNPPWIPPFLMRNEVAIEVE from the coding sequence ATGGATAAAATGACGGCCATTTTTGCTATAATGGTGGTGGTCACTGTCATGACTACAATGTGGTTTCTAGGTGGGGTGTATGAATCTATGGTGTCGGAACAAATTGAATATGAAACGCTTGATGAACTGGATGAAGGCGTGGAATTAAGGCAGTACAGAGAAATAACTGTGATATCAACAGTAGCAGATGATTCTGGAAAGGCTTTTTCCAGGCTTGCGGGTTATATTTCGGGTACTAATAAAGAAAACTTGAAGATAAGGATGACCGCACCTGTGATATCCACCAGGGAACTATCCTCTGTCAACATGTCCTTTGTCTTACCGGCTGGTTACAATATGAGCAATGTTCCGGATTCAGAAAGAAGTGACATTTCCATCCATACAATTCCTTCCCGGAAAGTGGCAGCAATAAAATTCTCGGGATATGCGAATGATGATGCAGTTGAAAAGAACAGGGCTCTTCTGAGATCACAACTCGATGAGCATGGTCTGGTTACTAAAGGGGACTTTTTCCTGATGCGCTACAATCCTCCATGGATTCCTCCTTTTCTCATGCGAAATGAAGTCGCTATTGAGGTGGAATGA
- a CDS encoding glycosyltransferase, with product MRFLIFVCGEGLGHTGRCISLANELLVAGHSVHIGAYGYSKELIERSGHRATEIPQELQLTGKDGSLDLKNSIMSTVKGISPGKIRMVRNLLKKTNPDFVISDGYYLGIIAAKFKGIRRCMIVNQSSMQEFFKGKGLVIGLAGSAVRAFYTWIYNHIDIIFVPDFSPPFTICGSNLAFPLGVEKKVEFSGPVLRKRFDEVVPKDNVKRPHVLCSIGGFGYRLQIFKTIVKAAAMDLNINYTLIGGPDLDYDVLDNVPGNVDICRFVADPFPYYRSSDLIICTGGHGTLTESLSFGLPVISFPDQSHNEQENNARLLEKNGYGLSFSYSVSPEELMGAIHSLINDEKFRSNTSELKKQAQLMDGPAYIRKRLEKYESSHSH from the coding sequence ATGAGATTCCTTATTTTCGTATGTGGAGAAGGTCTGGGACACACGGGTAGATGTATCTCGCTGGCAAACGAGCTGTTGGTCGCAGGGCATAGTGTACACATTGGTGCCTATGGTTATTCCAAAGAACTGATAGAAAGGTCAGGGCACAGAGCAACAGAGATTCCGCAGGAACTCCAGCTTACAGGAAAGGATGGTTCTCTTGACCTGAAAAACTCCATAATGTCAACAGTAAAAGGCATCTCTCCCGGAAAGATAAGAATGGTCCGGAACCTGCTAAAAAAAACCAACCCGGATTTTGTGATATCAGATGGCTACTATCTGGGTATCATCGCGGCAAAATTCAAAGGAATACGCAGGTGTATGATAGTGAACCAGTCCAGTATGCAGGAATTTTTCAAGGGTAAGGGGCTGGTCATAGGATTGGCAGGGTCTGCTGTAAGGGCTTTCTACACATGGATCTATAATCATATAGACATCATCTTTGTTCCTGATTTTTCTCCTCCATTTACAATATGCGGTTCTAACCTTGCGTTTCCTCTGGGGGTTGAGAAAAAAGTAGAGTTCAGCGGACCTGTATTAAGAAAAAGATTCGATGAAGTGGTTCCAAAGGACAATGTAAAAAGACCTCATGTACTTTGCAGTATCGGGGGATTCGGATATCGGCTCCAGATATTCAAAACCATAGTTAAAGCTGCAGCAATGGATCTGAATATCAATTACACTTTGATCGGAGGCCCGGATCTTGATTATGATGTGCTTGACAACGTACCTGGAAATGTAGATATTTGCAGGTTTGTAGCGGATCCGTTTCCTTACTACAGATCAAGTGATCTAATTATATGTACGGGGGGACATGGGACACTCACAGAATCTCTTAGCTTTGGATTACCGGTCATTTCCTTCCCGGATCAGTCACATAATGAGCAGGAGAACAATGCCCGTCTTTTAGAAAAGAATGGGTATGGGCTGAGTTTTTCATATTCTGTATCTCCTGAGGAACTAATGGGCGCAATTCATTCTCTCATAAATGATGAAAAGTTCAGATCAAATACATCTGAATTGAAAAAGCAGGCACAACTTATGGATGGTCCTGCTTATATACGAAAAAGGCTGGAAAAGTATGAAAGCTCACATTCTCATTAA
- a CDS encoding transposase, which yields MIIHVCVSCEGFPLTIQIASGKEHDSQYFIEVMESVRVKTDGRPRTRPSEVLADSAYDTVVIRKYLRSRAIKSNIPVNIRNKKKSKRGRPTRFEYESYHKRGTIERFFAWLKMGFRKIASRYERLNVVFKGLIEIACFMLCWKKVEGTF from the coding sequence ATAATAATCCATGTTTGTGTAAGTTGCGAAGGCTTTCCTTTGACAATACAGATCGCTTCTGGAAAGGAGCATGATAGTCAGTATTTCATAGAGGTTATGGAAAGTGTCAGGGTCAAAACTGATGGAAGACCAAGAACTAGACCATCGGAAGTGCTTGCAGATTCGGCTTATGATACTGTTGTAATCAGAAAATATTTGAGATCAAGAGCAATCAAAAGTAACATTCCTGTCAATATCAGGAATAAGAAAAAGAGCAAAAGAGGAAGACCTACAAGGTTCGAGTATGAATCATACCATAAAAGAGGAACAATAGAACGATTCTTTGCATGGTTGAAGATGGGTTTCAGAAAAATAGCAAGTAGATATGAAAGACTTAACGTGGTTTTCAAGGGGCTAATAGAAATTGCATGTTTTATGTTATGCTGGAAAAAGGTAGAAGGGACGTTTTGA